The following DNA comes from Saccharomyces cerevisiae S288C chromosome XIII, complete sequence.
ttcaataaGCGATTGCCCAATATGGTATTTCTTTGCTCAAGACAACTAATATACGACCTGTAAGGATTTTTAAAAGTTTTAGCCTGATCCAACTCGGGATCTACACTAGCATTTTGCCTATATGTTACACCACTTTCAGATTTCGTTCTCCTAAATCTATCGAAACCCCacttttgcttttttggTGTCAACGTATCGATTGCCAAGAAAAACTGGCATCGCAACAACTCCAAGTCATACAAATTGTATTGCTCAGAATCAAACTCTTTCAGAATCGCCAGATATTTCTGCAATAGTTTCAAAGCTCTCCTACTTAAAGTTTCCCTGGACGTGTTATATGGATCATTTGCCCTCAATATCGGCTCCTTATAATATTCAGATAAAGTCGATAACGTGAAAAGAACTAATATGATATCGAACGGGATAACAGCCAAATTGTGAGATTTGCCGAACTGGCACTCCAGAAACAACAGCACATGATCATAATTTTCTAAGAGACACATGGAATTGAGCATCTCAAACGCCAATAGATGTTTCTCAGTGAgttcaacaaaataatgTGCACCATTGCGTGGACTCACGTATAAAACGGAATTTATCAACGCACCATCCATACTCAGACTACCACTACAATCACCATTTGCCGGCAATTATCTTCATATATCTATAATTTTATTGCCAACCTACTAGTAGTGGTCTTGAATTAGTTTTGAAGGGCTCTCTATGTGGGAAAAAATCGGGCCGCgcaatgaaaaatttttggcaTTATAAATTCACCTCATTGGGAAGGTAAAATGCATCTTGCGTCTGACTCAATATCCATAAAATCTATTTTCACGCATTTTGCCTGCTTCAAAGAAATCTATCGCAAATATTCCTACTAATCATGTCTATAGCAAGTTATGCCCAAGAGTTGAAGTTGGCTTTACATCAATATCCAAACTTCCCTAGTGAAGGCATTCTCTTCGAAGATTTCTTACCCATTTTCAGGAACCCAGGTCTTTTCCAGAAGTTGATCGATGCTTTCAAACTGCATTTAGAAGAAGCTTTTCCAGAAGTTAAAATTGATTATATCGTCGGGTTGGAATCCCGTGGGTTCTTGTTCGGACCAACTTTAGCTTTGGCCCTAGGTGTTGGTTTCGTTCCAGTCAGGAAGGCAGGTAAGCTACCTGGCGAATGTTTTAAGGCTACGTACGAAAAGGAGTACGGTTCTGATCTTTTTGAGATACAGAAAAACGCTATTCCAGCAGGTTCCAACGTTATCATTGTTGATGACATTATTGCCACTGGTGGTTCTGCTGCTGCAGCCGGCGAATTAGTTGAACAACTCGAAGCCAACCTTTTGGAATATAACTTTGTTATGGAGTTGGATTTCTTGAAAGGCAGGAGTAAGTTGAATGCTCCAGTGTTCACTTTACTGAACGCTCAAAAGGAAGcgttgaaaaaatgatatgTTTCACGTCCTGACCCATATTCAAGCTTCCTTTCTGCCGGTTTCAAgcaatttatttttcttacttCTCCTTACTCTCTCAATTTGGTTGTATaatatttactttttagattgaaaaatattcaatcCACTTTTCTGCTTTGTGCCACAAAGTAGTCTATTTAGTTTTTTATCTATTATATGCTTTTAAAGAGTTTGGAAATCGAGACCTGCATATGCAATAGTAATATTCAAGGGTCCTTTGATTCTGACTCTAAGCGAGCATTTGCCTCCTGAACTTCTCTTAATGACGTTCCAGGAACAACACTCCAGTCTATCATTTTCTCTCCGCGGGTATTGTATAGCCAATCGTTTATCATTTTGAAATGGTTGgtaccaaaaaatcctCTACTTGCACTTAATGGAGACGGATGCACTGACTTCATCACCATGATATTAGGGTACTTACTACCGCTTCCAACGGAAGTAGATCCCAACAGAGACTCTACTAATTTGATAGCATTGTTCCCCCATAAGAGGAATACTAAACTCTTACCGTCGGCCTCTCTGTCCTGGATCAACAACTGAACTACCCTTTTTGTAAAAGTTTCCCAACCATGCTTAGAATGCGAGTTTGCATTATGTGCTCTTACAGTTAACGAGGTATTAAGCAATAAAACCCCTTGTGAAGCCCAGTGAGTTAAATCTCCCACTTtattatcttcaacaaaatcAGGATACTCTTGCTTCAGTTCCTTATATATGTTCTTTAATGACGGTGGTGCTGGTGTAGGGGGTTTGACGCTAAAAGCCAAGCCATGCGCCTGATTAAAGTTGTGGTAGGGATCTTGACCGATAATCACGACTTTAACTTTATTAAAAGGCGTTAGCCTGGTCCATGAGTAAATATCCTTTGCAGGCGGAAATACTGTATGATCAGCTTGCTCTTTAGTGACAAACTGTTTCAACTTTACAAAATATGGCTTTTTAAATTCATCCATTAAATGTGGAAACCACGAATCATCAATCGTTTCTAGCTCCAGCGACAGTAGTGTACGTAAATTGCTGCTCAAGTTCTTCGAATATACATCTTTTGCATTTGAATTAGCAGGATATTTGTCCGTGTTTGCCTCCTTTGCGACCGCCTTTGTCTCTGTCTTGATAGCTGCGCCATTTGTTATGGTCATGAAAGTAGCGCCCGATTTACCTTTCTTATTGGGCGCCTCATTAGTGCTTTTCTTTGTACCAAAGAAGTCTTCGATCGTAGTTTGCTTTCTCTTTCGAGCCACCGTCATAACTGAATTTGTTGGCAATCTTCTCATGCACCACATGTATGTGAACGGCTTGTGTACAGCTTCTGATAATATATATCATTATGGATGAATTACGCGTTGCGGACACATTCCAGGTTTTGACAATAGGGAAAATATTGAGTTTATATGTAAAGCTTTTTACAAGTCACTAATGTGAACAACGTGAGGTAATTCCATGGAAAGTTCATATAAGAATAGTTCGAAAACTATCTTTTTTATTCCCACCAGTCACTAGATTCGGCTTTATACATATAGTGGGCTTATCACTGCTCTTGGATAGCACTTTTGCACTACAAATAGACACCATTACGAAGAATTGGAAGAGACTTATATACAGAGTACCAGTAGGTAGAATGGTCACGACTCCATTGCATTCCTCGCCGAAAAGCAGTCTGAAATCTTCAACGACCTCACTGCGCTCAGTACATACTCAGTCTGGTCGTATGGGGCCTAGTGAGCCTAAGCACAGAACAACCAAATCCTGGTCTATATGGGGAGGTAATGACGAGGAAGAACCGGAGTTAtctaataaaaataaaggaaaggAAACCGCCCAAGACAACAGtcaagaaaatgacaaTGTTTCAAATGAGGGAACACGCTTGCACGATAATCAACAAACAACGATTTTAAAGGAAACCACCAGGATCGAGAAGGGTGAGAAGGACAAAAAAGACAGAAATGCAGCTATAGTAGAAAAAAACACAAGACCACGAGCATGGCCATTCTTTTGGGGCCGTAACAAAAAAGATCCGGAGCCGACGCATAACATTCCCACTGATGCGGATAATAACACTTTATCACGTTTAGCAAATAGTCTAAATCCGGCTCCTCTAACCAACACTTACATACCTTATAAACCTGATGCTATATTGATCAGAGATAAAGGTGTCAAAACTGCTAAGAAATTAACAGATGACATAGGCAATCAGTTTCCTAACATTGTTGTACCAAGTTTCGATATTTTACCGAAACAAACCATATGGAATACAGTCACATCCACAATTTGGAAGTGGAAGACTGAATACTGGGATAGAAGACCTTCATCAAGGGTACGAGAGGGGGAAGAACAGGTGCAGCACTCACAAAATCAGTTAAAAGAGGAAACAAACACAGTTGCAAACGAGGCAAAAGATGAGGAGCGGTTGGAACACAACAGAGGATCTCTATTTAGGGTTGATccatggaaaaaaataaacctTCTATCAGATTACCAATCTAGGCCCATCAGAGTTCTCATTGTCGGCGTTCATGGGTTCTTTCCAACAAAAATTATTAGACCGTTTATTGGTGAGCCAACGGGTACATCTACCAAGTTTGTCACAGAAGCTGAGGAAATAGTGAAGGAATATTTTGATCAACATAAAGTACCCATTGAAATAAGCAAGATCGCTCTTGAAAGAGAAGGAGAGATATTTGATAGAGTAGATTTCTTCTACGAAGTTATGAAGCATTGGAGcaaagaaataaacaattctgattttatttattttgttaGCCATTCGCAGGGGTGTCCGGTAACCATTATGCTTTTAGCGAAGCTGATCAAAAACGGCATAATAAACCTTGATAAttctcaatttttcaacgaTGAAATTCAGTTTTGTTCgtccaaaaaaattatctcGGTCTTGGCCATGGCAGGTATCAATAATGGTCCATTCTACGGTGCAGATCAAACTTTGTTTGTTCGTGCTTACCAGACGATTGAAAAAGACTCATTGAGGGAGTTATTCGAGtttcaaaagtttgatTCCAAACAATCGCAAAGCTTCATAGAAGGCCTAAGAACAATCATATCAAATAACGTTAAGATTACATTTGTGGGATCCATCAATGATCAACTGGTCCCTCTGTATTCATCCACATGTCTTTTTGCCAACCATCCCAATATATTTCGGgccatttttattgatagaGGATCACAAACTCCAGCATTTATCACTCGCATAGTTAAAATTGCTGGTTCACTCTTAAACCTGGGTTATAACGATCACGGAATCATAAAGGAAATAAGCGGATCTCTGGCGGGCACCCTGACAGGAGGTGGTCACTCTACCATTTATAATGAGAAACAGGTCTACCATCTGGGCATCAAATTTGCATTAGAAACAACCGATTTGTCCGAAATGTATCCAATTGAGTACTCACCATATAAATTGTCTGAGTTAGGAGCCAACCCCTATCGTCTGCCATGGTGTATGAGGGGATTGATGTACGAGTCCAACAAGCATTTCagtaatgaagaaatcaagATGTTGTTTAAGGAATTTGAGGAATGGGAGCCTGAGACAAAGCAATTGAAGGACATAAAAAACAGGCTTAATGGTTTGAAATATCGACTctgataaaaaatacatccAGCATGATACCAGCTTGCTTCCGCAAACGAAACATAACTTAAGGTACCGCAATTCAAAAAGGCATTCATACGTACAAATATTAACTATATCTGACATTATTTAGACTATCACAAGCagtatttatttatttatttacttatttattcatttattcatttcctttttagtCTTTTATGCCAGTGAGCTACTGTCGCGAATTGAAAactgcaaaaaaataaaataggAACTTGGATTCAGAAGTtttgataataaaattGCATGTAGATGAGAGCCGCGAACTGAAtcatacaaaaaaaatatgaagtGGTGTAGCACATACATTATTATATGGCTCGCCATTATATTCCATAAGTTTCAGAAGTCCACAGCCACTGCATCCCATAATATAGATGATATTCTACAGTTGAAAGATGACACCGGTGTGATAACAGTGACCGCTGACAACTACCCACTGTTAAGCCGTGGTGTCCCAGGTTACTTCAATATCTTGTACATCACAATGAGGGGTACAAACAGTAACGGCATGAGTTGCCAACTATGccatgattttgaaaaaaccTATCACGCAGTGGCCGATGTAATTCGCTCGCAGGCCCCACAATCActaaatttgttttttacAGTGGATGTCAACGAAGTACCACAATTGGTCAAGGATTTAAAGTTGCAAAACGTACCTCATCTTGTGGTATATCCGCCAGCAGAAAGTAACAAGCAATCTCAGTTCGAATGGAAAACATCACCTTTTTATCAGTACTCTTTGGTACCTGAAAATGCGGAAAACACTTTACAATTTGGCGATTTTCTGGCTAAAATACTCAATATTTCGATAACGGTTCCTCAAGCCTTCAACGTTCAGGaatttgtttattattttgttgcGTGTATGGtagttttcatctttattAAGAAAGTAATTCTACCGAAGGTAACTAATAAATGGAAGCTTTTCTCCATGATATTGTCATTAGGCATACTTCTACCAAGTATTACTGGTTACAAGTTTGTGGAAATGAATGCTATCCCTTTCATTGCACGTGATGCTAAGAATCGTATAATGTATTTTAGCGGTGGTTCAGGATGGCAGTTCGGTATAGAGATTTTTTCTGTATCATTGATGTACATTGTGATGTCCGCACTGTCTGTGCTTTTAATTTATGTGCCCAAAATCTCGTGTGtaagtgaaaaaatgagaGGACTATTGTCGTCATTTTTGGCATGTGTTCTATTCtacttcttttcttatttcaTTAGTTGttatttgataaagaaTCCAGGGTACCCAATtgttttttaattttgagaaaatgcgtttttcagtttcattataaCATGTATATTTGCATTTCTTTCTCACGGCAAAGTTAGTGACAAAGAATAAGGTTTGTATGAAGCCAACGAGATactttttctcttattgaaaattcttttggCCTCTGTTTTGTTAGTCTGgatactgaaaaaaatgtttaaGATTATTAAATCACACAGGAATGAAATTGTtattagaaaaattataatatACATTCTATATAGggaaaaatttcttctgactttgaaatttagatgctaatagttttttttattatttctattttttttttttttaagatCAGTTGTTTGCTGCTGGCACCTCCACTGATTCGTAATTGCTAGCCGTTATTGAGTTCTCAAAATGTTCCTCCTCAGAGCTTTTgttaatgatgaaaaatgagCCTAAGATGAGGGTAGCACCAAATAAATAGAGCGCAGACATGGTTTTGTGCTTAAAGATTACATCACCAAACATTGCTAGGGGTATCGTTATGCTCAATCCTACGGTGACGGTTAAAGGACTCGTTAGTAACATAGCCTTTGCCCAACAAAAGTCGCTAACAAATGTGATGAGACAATTGACGAAGATTATTACCACAACTTTAGGATCTTTGGGCAGAGAGAATGGTTCCCAGCCAAAAAAGTCCAATACAATCAGTGATGGCCATAGAAAAAGTAAATTAAAGAGACCAacaaagccaaaaaaaatcttcatGTTAACACGAGTCTCATCTCCGACTTCTCTCTTCAATAAAGTACTGTAGACACCGTAAAGTACAGCACCTGCAAGTGCCAACAAGTTGCCTATCAGAACTTGCACGGCATCGTTATCATCACCACTAACGTCCGCGATATGGCGTTGGTAGCGCTGATGAGAATCTGATTTGGTGACCATGATTATGCCTACAAAGGAAATGAACGACCCGAGTACTTTGGACTTGCTCAACGATTCAACATGACAAATAGCACCTATGAACAAGgtgaaaaaggaagaagtaGTGGAGAGGATTGTCTGCGATGCCACCGATGTGAATGCCAGCGAGGCATTGGTCACAAGGTTAGCTGTGAACCAAAGTATGCAGAACTCAGCACTTAACTTGATTGTTTCATATAACGTTAGCCTCTTCTTTTGGTTGGCATGCGTGCCTGCTTCAAGGTTTGTAAGCAGTGGGCTAGTCATATCAACCGAGCGATTGCTATCACTACCAGTACCTTCTTCCTCCATAATTAGTTCGCGGTGAACGTTTGCACGGCCTGTGTCCTTGTAATTCACCACAACGGCCTTTGCAGttggaaaaagataaaagataAAGGCGGCAGTATTGGTGTACGTGATAAAGAATGGTTTTCTATACGAGTCATCCTCGAAGATCAAATTTATCAGGAAGGACGATAAAACCCACAAAATAATGACTAGACCCAACATCAGAAGACCCAAGGTCCACCTCTTATTAAAGGACGTTTGATCCTTCGACACCATGGCTCTGTTGAACTTTTATCTGagagaggaaaaaaaggaaggaaaaaaaagaagaaacttcCTTTATTTATTTGTCTTAACCACAACACACAATGCAATAAGATGCAATATAATATCAAAGCCAATATCTTATGTTGCTGATCCTGAGAAGGAATATATACAATTTATGTAGTAAAATACCTTTTCTTCTGCGAGTTGcaagaaatagaaaagacTCCGATTGCGCATCGCCAGAATAAAATTTCACAACCACACTTTTTGGCTGAACTTTTTATTACCTGATTAAACAGAGAGAGAAAAGGTAGAggtcaaaattttttaagcaaaactaaaaaagatGCAAAATCACGTGCTGAAAATCTAACATAAGG
Coding sequences within:
- the APT1 gene encoding adenine phosphoribosyltransferase APT1 (Adenine phosphoribosyltransferase; catalyzes the formation of AMP from adenine and 5-phosphoribosylpyrophosphate; involved in the salvage pathway of purine nucleotide biosynthesis; APT1 has a paralog, APT2, that arose from the whole genome duplication), encoding MSIASYAQELKLALHQYPNFPSEGILFEDFLPIFRNPGLFQKLIDAFKLHLEEAFPEVKIDYIVGLESRGFLFGPTLALALGVGFVPVRKAGKLPGECFKATYEKEYGSDLFEIQKNAIPAGSNVIIVDDIIATGGSAAAAGELVEQLEANLLEYNFVMELDFLKGRSKLNAPVFTLLNAQKEALKK
- the UNG1 gene encoding uracil-DNA glycosylase (Uracil-DNA glycosylase; required for repair of uracil in DNA formed by spontaneous cytosine deamination; efficiently excises uracil from single-stranded DNA in vivo; not required for strand-specific mismatch repair; cell-cycle regulated, expressed in late G1; localizes to mitochondria and nucleus) — encoded protein: MWCMRRLPTNSVMTVARKRKQTTIEDFFGTKKSTNEAPNKKGKSGATFMTITNGAAIKTETKAVAKEANTDKYPANSNAKDVYSKNLSSNLRTLLSLELETIDDSWFPHLMDEFKKPYFVKLKQFVTKEQADHTVFPPAKDIYSWTRLTPFNKVKVVIIGQDPYHNFNQAHGLAFSVKPPTPAPPSLKNIYKELKQEYPDFVEDNKVGDLTHWASQGVLLLNTSLTVRAHNANSHSKHGWETFTKRVVQLLIQDREADGKSLVFLLWGNNAIKLVESLLGSTSVGSGSKYPNIMVMKSVHPSPLSASRGFFGTNHFKMINDWLYNTRGEKMIDWSVVPGTSLREVQEANARLESESKDP
- a CDS encoding uncharacterized protein (hypothetical protein); translated protein: MVTTPLHSSPKSSLKSSTTSLRSVHTQSGRMGPSEPKHRTTKSWSIWGGNDEEEPELSNKNKGKETAQDNSQENDNVSNEGTRLHDNQQTTILKETTRIEKGEKDKKDRNAAIVEKNTRPRAWPFFWGRNKKDPEPTHNIPTDADNNTLSRLANSLNPAPLTNTYIPYKPDAILIRDKGVKTAKKLTDDIGNQFPNIVVPSFDILPKQTIWNTVTSTIWKWKTEYWDRRPSSRVREGEEQVQHSQNQLKEETNTVANEAKDEERLEHNRGSLFRVDPWKKINLLSDYQSRPIRVLIVGVHGFFPTKIIRPFIGEPTGTSTKFVTEAEEIVKEYFDQHKVPIEISKIALEREGEIFDRVDFFYEVMKHWSKEINNSDFIYFVSHSQGCPVTIMLLAKLIKNGIINLDNSQFFNDEIQFCSSKKIISVLAMAGINNGPFYGADQTLFVRAYQTIEKDSLRELFEFQKFDSKQSQSFIEGLRTIISNNVKITFVGSINDQLVPLYSSTCLFANHPNIFRAIFIDRGSQTPAFITRIVKIAGSLLNLGYNDHGIIKEISGSLAGTLTGGGHSTIYNEKQVYHLGIKFALETTDLSEMYPIEYSPYKLSELGANPYRLPWCMRGLMYESNKHFSNEEIKMLFKEFEEWEPETKQLKDIKNRLNGLKYRL
- the OST6 gene encoding dolichyl-diphosphooligosaccharide--protein glycotransferase (Subunit of the oligosaccharyltransferase complex of the ER lumen; complex catalyzes asparagine-linked glycosylation of newly synthesized proteins; similar to and partially functionally redundant with Ost3p), with the translated sequence MKWCSTYIIIWLAIIFHKFQKSTATASHNIDDILQLKDDTGVITVTADNYPLLSRGVPGYFNILYITMRGTNSNGMSCQLCHDFEKTYHAVADVIRSQAPQSLNLFFTVDVNEVPQLVKDLKLQNVPHLVVYPPAESNKQSQFEWKTSPFYQYSLVPENAENTLQFGDFLAKILNISITVPQAFNVQEFVYYFVACMVVFIFIKKVILPKVTNKWKLFSMILSLGILLPSITGYKFVEMNAIPFIARDAKNRIMYFSGGSGWQFGIEIFSVSLMYIVMSALSVLLIYVPKISCVSEKMRGLLSSFLACVLFYFFSYFISCYLIKNPGYPIVF
- a CDS encoding uncharacterized protein (hypothetical protein; green fluorescent protein (GFP)-fusion protein localizes to the membrane of the vacuole; physical interaction with Atg27p suggests a possible role in autophagy; YML018C is not an essential gene; relative distribution to the vacuolar membrane decreases upon DNA replication stress; YML018C has a paralog, THI74, that arose from the whole genome duplication), which gives rise to MVSKDQTSFNKRWTLGLLMLGLVIILWVLSSFLINLIFEDDSYRKPFFITYTNTAAFIFYLFPTAKAVVVNYKDTGRANVHRELIMEEEGTGSDSNRSVDMTSPLLTNLEAGTHANQKKRLTLYETIKLSAEFCILWFTANLVTNASLAFTSVASQTILSTTSSFFTLFIGAICHVESLSKSKVLGSFISFVGIIMVTKSDSHQRYQRHIADVSGDDNDAVQVLIGNLLALAGAVLYGVYSTLLKREVGDETRVNMKIFFGFVGLFNLLFLWPSLIVLDFFGWEPFSLPKDPKVVVIIFVNCLITFVSDFCWAKAMLLTSPLTVTVGLSITIPLAMFGDVIFKHKTMSALYLFGATLILGSFFIINKSSEEEHFENSITASNYESVEVPAANN